The genomic interval GACGGGCCCATGATCGCCAAATACTCGCCCTTCCGGACGTGAAGGGAGACGCCGTCGAGGGCGTTCACCTCCGTCGAGCCCATCTCGTAAACTTTGCGGATGTCGGTGATATCGATCAGGGCGCTATTGTCGCTCGGGCCGGCGCTCACGATTGCTCCTTCCCCTTCGGCTTCTTCGGCTCCTCGATCTTGACCTTCTGTCCCGGTTTCAGCGTTCGGAGCGTCTTGTGGGGCCCGATCACGACCTTGTCCCCGGGCTTCAGCTCCCCGGCGACCTCGAAGTCGGTGTCGCTCGCGGGAATTCGGCCTTCCCGCCCACGATCACGAACACGCCGCGAATCTCTTCCGTCTTCTTGGCCTTGGGATCGGTAGGCGCCGCGGTCGGGCCGGCCTCATCCGCCTTCGCGTCGCGGGGAGCCGACTTCCGCTTCCCCTTTACCGGCGGCTTGAGATCGTCGGGAGTCCGCACCACGACCGACTGGATCGGCACGGTGAGCACGCTATCCCTGGTCGCGGTCTTGATCTCAACGTCCGCGGTCATCCCGGGGCGAAGCATTCGGGGGGGATTGTCGATCATCACGTCCACCTTGAAGTTGGTCTGCTGCTCCTGCGTCGCGACGTCCTCGATCGTGGGCGAGTTCGCGATGTCGGAGACGCGGCCGGTCAGCGTCGTGTCGGGGAGCGCGTCGACCTTCACCTCGGCGCTCTGCCCCAGCGTGACCGTCGAGACGTCCGTCTCGTCCACGTCCGCTTCCACCTTCATGCGGGCAAGGTCGGCCACCGTCAGGATGACCGTGCCCGGATTGTTCATCGTCCCGATCACGGCGATCTCCCCCCGCTCGATGCTGAGCTGGGTGATCGTGCCGTCGATCGGAGCGTCGAAGCGGGTCTTCCGGAGGTAGTCCTCCGATACCTGGACCGCCGCCATCTCGCGCTCCACTTCCTCGCGGTTCGAATCGACACGGGCCTTGTCGGAGTTCCGCTGCGTCCTCGCCTGGTCCAGCTCCTCCGGCGAGACCAGCTTCTGCGCGGCAAGCGATTCCTTCCGCTGCAAGGAGGC from Candidatus Eisenbacteria bacterium carries:
- a CDS encoding efflux RND transporter periplasmic adaptor subunit, translating into MSGGGKRILWIGIGTVVLLVIVISNLRRSAGGQVAVQAGDVKRGSISATVRAPGRVQPETQVKLSANVPGQVVRLSVKEGDRVRKGQFLLQIDDTQYRAQLREATAALAAARSNLRLTDAALQQSEASLQRKESLAAQKLVSPEELDQARTQRNSDKARVDSNREEVEREMAAVQVSEDYLRKTRFDAPIDGTITQLSIERGEIAVIGTMNNPGTVILTVADLARMKVEADVDETDVSTVTLGQSAEVKVDALPDTTLTGRVSDIANSPTIEDVATQEQQTNFKVDVMIDNPPRMLRPGMTADVEIKTATRDSVLTVPIQSVVVRTPDDLKPPVKGKRKSAPRDAKADEAGPTAAPTDPKAKKTEEIRGVFVIVGGKAEFPRATPTSRSPGS